Proteins co-encoded in one Armatimonadota bacterium genomic window:
- a CDS encoding heme ABC transporter ATP-binding protein, whose product MRLVARSVQAGYGGVPVLREVTVEVGPGEVVALCGPNGAGKTTLLRCLAGLLRPTAGTVLLGDRPVSDIPPRERARWIAYLPQDPLCPPGFTCEEVVRMGRYAHGDLEADERAVREAMDRTNTRHLARRPFGATSGGERQRVLLARALAQKARVFLLDEPTAHLDLAHQGETLELLRDLGDSGAAVVCTLHDLNLASLVCDRMVLLREGRVYAQGLPEEVLTADSLRAVYGVEPLVLPHPRSARPVILPPALRGGACAGVP is encoded by the coding sequence ATGCGGCTTGTGGCGCGCTCGGTCCAGGCGGGGTACGGAGGCGTTCCGGTCCTCCGGGAGGTGACGGTGGAGGTGGGGCCAGGGGAGGTGGTGGCCCTGTGCGGTCCCAACGGTGCGGGCAAGACCACCCTCCTGCGCTGTCTTGCAGGCCTGCTGCGGCCCACCGCGGGCACCGTGCTCCTCGGGGACCGTCCGGTCTCGGACATCCCACCGCGGGAGCGGGCCCGCTGGATCGCGTACCTGCCCCAGGATCCCCTCTGTCCCCCGGGGTTTACGTGCGAGGAAGTGGTCCGCATGGGACGCTACGCGCACGGGGATCTGGAAGCCGACGAGCGGGCGGTACGGGAAGCCATGGACCGCACGAATACCCGACACCTGGCCCGCCGCCCCTTCGGGGCCACGAGCGGGGGGGAACGTCAGCGGGTGCTGCTCGCCCGGGCCCTGGCCCAGAAGGCGCGGGTATTCCTCCTGGATGAGCCCACCGCGCACCTGGACCTCGCGCACCAGGGGGAGACCCTGGAACTCCTGAGGGATCTAGGGGACTCCGGTGCCGCGGTGGTGTGCACCCTGCACGACCTGAACCTGGCCAGTTTGGTGTGTGACCGCATGGTCCTGCTGCGCGAGGGCCGGGTGTACGCCCAGGGCCTCCCGGAGGAGGTGCTCACCGCGGACTCCCTCCGGGCCGTGTACGGGGTGGAGCCCCTGGTGCTCCCGCACCCCCGCTCGGCCCGGCCCGTGATCTTGCCCCCGGCTCTGCGGGGAGGCGCATGCGCCGGCGTCCCGTGA